Genomic segment of Shewanella sp. OMA3-2:
GCGATTGCGTTAGCATTAATATTCATCGTACTGGCTATTATCATTTACTATTTTACCTCTAAAGCTATGTTAGGCCCCCTTAGAGCGGTCAATAGTGCTTTGTCCCGTATTGCAAGTGGCGACTTGTCTAAACGCCTTACAAAGCGTAACGATGATGAGTTTGGCGAATTGATGGACAATATCAACAAGCTATCAGATGATTTAACTTCGCTATTGCAGGATATTAGCCGCGATGCACATTTATTAGATGAGTCTGCGATTAATTCACAAAACCAAGGTGAGAAAATAGCTAGAGCTGCCAGTAGCCAAATTGATCAAATCAACCAAGCGAAACAACTTGCAGAGCACATTCATCACAGCTCAAATTTAGTTAATCAACAGGCTAATGAGTCTGCAAGCCAAATAAGCTTAGCGTCAGAACAAGGCAAGCATGTAAAAGGTATTGCTGATGATAACCAGGGACGAATTGAACGGCTGTCAACGGGGTTAATTGACTCAGTAAACATCATGAATAACCTGAGTAAAAACAGTGACAACATTGGTGGGATATTAGTCACTATCAGTGCCATTGCGGATCAAACTAATCTATTGGCCTTAAACGCTGCGATAGAAGCTGCCCGAGCTGGTGAACACGGTAGAGGCTTTGCTGTAGTCGCCGATGAAGTCAGATCCCTCGCCTCCAGAACCCAATCATCTACCGCTGAAATTCAAACCATGATAGATGCCCTGCAGCATGAAACTACCAATGCAGTAAAAGCAATTTCCCAAGGGCAAACCCAGGCCAATCAATGTGTAGAACAAAGCCAGGCGCTTCATGATGCCATTGAACAAATTGAGTCTGCCTTATTAACCATAGATAAAATGGGTCAAAGTATCAATCACGCAGCAAATGAACAAGTCAGTTTTAGTGAACAAATTGAGCATACTATGGCTGAAACGGCAGAATCTGCAGAACATAATGCACTGGAGTCTTCTGCAATGGCGAAGCGAAGTCAGGAGCTAAACCAATTAGCTCATTCGTTAACCGCATCTGTTGAACGGTTTAAGCTATAGTATTTAACTGCTGTGGTTTGTAGATTTTCACAACCCCAAATTTGAGCGTTAAAGACTGAATGATTGATACTGAGCTGATAACAGTGCTGTGATAGTAATACTGCATGATCAAAACCCAGTGATTGACATGAACCTAATTAAAAGTCACTTTAACATTGGTCTTTTAAAGTGACTTTTTATCATATTAACGATTATGAACTAGTCCCACAAAAACTCTCTAAAGTGCTTACGACAAACCGACTCATAGGTTTCATTGCCACCTATCGCCACTTGCTCACCTTCTTTCATTGGTTTGCCATCGCCATCTAAACGTAACACCATATTAGCTTTGCGGCCACAATGGCAAATTGTCTTTAATTCAACTAACTTGTCAGCCCAAGCTAATAAATAATGGCTGCCGGTAAATAACTCCCCTTGGAAGTCATTGCGAAGGCCATAGCATAATACCGGAATATTTAAATTATCCACCACATGAGTTAACTGCTTAACTTGTGCTTTGGATAAAAACTGACTTTCATCGATAAGCACACAGTGAATATGCTTTTGTTGATGTGATTTATCAATAATATCACTCAAATCATCATTACTGGCAAACACTTGAGCCTCTGTTTGAATGCCAATACGCGATGCGACAACTCCCACACCATAGCGGTCATCAATTGACGCAGTCATCACTAACGTGTGCATGCCTCGTTCGCGATAATTATAAGAAGATTGTAATAATGAGGTCGATTTACCTGCGTTCATCGACGAATAATAAAAATACAGTTGCGCCAAAATAATGTCCAATATTATTGCTTTACTAAATTCTACTCGGATATGACCGTTAACCACAAATAATAATGCCGCTCAATCGACATTGGGCGGCATTATTGATCGTCAACGATAACAATAAATGATTAGCAGTTAGCGACGAGCATAAAACGCTAACGCCAGTACACTGATAACAAATACAAGACTACAGGCTAATAAACCACTGATTAATGAGCCAGTAAAGCCTAGCACTGTGTAGCCAACAATACTGATAAACGCCACAATTAAAGCATAGGGTAGCTGAGTAATCACATGGTCAATATGATGACAACTGGCGCCTGTCGATGACAAAATAGTGGTGTCTGATATAGGTGAACAATGATCACCAAAAACTGCTCCCGCAAGCACAGCTGACAGCATAGGTAACATCATGCTCGAGTCACTTCCCATGGCCATATCGGCAGCAATTGGCAACATAATGCCGAAAGTCCCCCAGCTTGTACCGGTTGAAAAAGCGGTAATGCCTGCAAGAATAAATAACACCACTGGCAATAGCTCAAAAGGGATTGCGCCTGT
This window contains:
- a CDS encoding thymidine kinase produces the protein MAQLYFYYSSMNAGKSTSLLQSSYNYRERGMHTLVMTASIDDRYGVGVVASRIGIQTEAQVFASNDDLSDIIDKSHQQKHIHCVLIDESQFLSKAQVKQLTHVVDNLNIPVLCYGLRNDFQGELFTGSHYLLAWADKLVELKTICHCGRKANMVLRLDGDGKPMKEGEQVAIGGNETYESVCRKHFREFLWD
- a CDS encoding methyl-accepting chemotaxis protein, which translates into the protein MNLLELTIKQKIALGFATIGVLLLAGSSFFYRSLTQIQTANTNIEILAVPVQTQSNALQLSLLKMVKTGSLAFSQTGNDNINSSFAQFKLLQNEYSTTFKDLSDKVADQPKMKLALDNVTQQYSQYIQQSETMFNAKLTIEQARVDYQKLFKQFQQIKDTASNSMIDLEMIDAGDQDSLLAEVIGTGTRLDDTIYNMGNIIGEIARFTDLQNVNNHQQDILMMVNNIETNFQFLKQQTAPLPADDLLAIFAEQFDQMKTLLDTPGTLYESQRKVVGVIQQADMAYSQSNQYFDSSFTELSKLMILADQRFNDFKNVASDEINTAQTLAIALALIFIVLAIIIYYFTSKAMLGPLRAVNSALSRIASGDLSKRLTKRNDDEFGELMDNINKLSDDLTSLLQDISRDAHLLDESAINSQNQGEKIARAASSQIDQINQAKQLAEHIHHSSNLVNQQANESASQISLASEQGKHVKGIADDNQGRIERLSTGLIDSVNIMNNLSKNSDNIGGILVTISAIADQTNLLALNAAIEAARAGEHGRGFAVVADEVRSLASRTQSSTAEIQTMIDALQHETTNAVKAISQGQTQANQCVEQSQALHDAIEQIESALLTIDKMGQSINHAANEQVSFSEQIEHTMAETAESAEHNALESSAMAKRSQELNQLAHSLTASVERFKL